The Alkalibaculum bacchi genomic sequence TTTCACCCTCAATCTTTTACTGATTTAATATTCCATATATATTGCGCATATTCCCTTATGGTGTAATCTGAAGAAAATACTCCTGATGATGCAATATTATTTAATGACATCCTACCCCAATGAACCTTATTCCTATAGGCATTGTCAATTTTCTCGTGGGCGATTTTATAAGAGGAAAAATCCTTGAGTATAAAGAAATCATCATTATCTCTTAGCAAGCGATCGTGTAGGGATTGAAAATTCTCATAATGATTGTGAAATGTACCATCTATTAACTGATCCATAACTCTCCTAATTTCAATATCTGAATGGTATAAATCATAGGAATGATAATTTCCTGTGCGATATAAATCGTATACCTCGAAATCTTTTAATCCAAAGATAACAATATTGTTATCTCCTACTTCATTTGCAATTTCTACATTAGCACCGTCTAATGTGGCTATCGTTATAGCTCCATTCATCATAAATTTCATATTACCTGTACCAGAGGCTTCTTTTGTCGTAGTAGAAATTTGTTCGCTAACATCAGCAGCAGGGATGATCTGAGTAGCTAATTTTATCCCATAGTTTTCAAGAAAGACGATTTTTAATTTGCCTTTTATGGTCAAATCATTGTTAACTACACTCGCCACAGAACAAATCAACTTAATAATTTGTTTTGCATTATAATAACTAGTTGCTGCCTTACCTGAGAATATAAAAGTCCTAGGCACCATATCTAGATTTGGATTGTCTTTAAGCTTATTGTATAGATGCATCACATGTAATATATTTAAAAGCTGTCTCTTATATTCATGAATTCGCTTAATATGAACATCAAATATAGAATAAGGATTTACGACTATACCTGTTTCTTCTAATATATATTTAGCAAGCTTCTCTTTATTTTGATGTTTGATTTGGACAATACGTTCTATGACAAACTCATCTGTATCAAAGTTTAACAATTTCTTTAACTCTATTGGCTCTTTTTTAAAAGAGCTACCTATAAGTTCTTCAATAAAATCACTTAAATTAGGATTTGCTTCTAAAAGCCAAAGCCTGTGCACAATACCATTTGTTTTATTGTTGAAATTATTTGGAAAAACTTCATAAAAATCTTTTAATTCTTTGTTCTTAAGTATTTCTGTATGAAGCTTTGCCACACCATTAATGCTATGTGAGCCCACAATGGATAAAGGCATCATCCTTACTCTTCCATGGGAGATAATAGCCATTTTTTCAATCTTTTCGTTTTCTATCTCTTTCCCTCTCAGCTCTGCTGTATATCGATCGTTAATTTCTTCAACAATCATACATATTCGAGGTAAAAGACATTTAAAAAGATTATAGTCCCATGTTTCCATAGCCTCTCGCATAATAGTATGGTTTGTGTAGGCCATAGTATTTACTGTAATATACCATGCATCCTCCCACTCCATTCCCTCTTTATCCATAAGTATTCTCATAAGCTCTGGAATTGCTAGAGCAGGGTGGGTATCGTTAATGTGTATCGCCACATACTCATGAAACCAAGATATAGGAAAATTT encodes the following:
- a CDS encoding glycogen/starch/alpha-glucan phosphorylase, yielding MNQQAVEIADNMKRILLIQTGKGKNYSNVEKYTALGTLIREYIGEKWVHTRKKYEEEKVKQVYYLSMEFLTGTFLKKNLDYLNIYEDTKEALESLHMSIEEIEQAELDQGLGNGGLGRLAAAFLDSLSSLSLPGYGCGIRYKNGLFKQEIVDGYQVEEPDNWLLNGNIWEYKRVDEVFEIYFGGKIEIYDHEESLHFSHIDYDVIKAVPYDVPIVGYRNNTVNTLRLWSTEENDKDLNIGEFNKGNYPEAYRRKGEIESITQFLYPSDEFESGRILRLKQEYFLVSASLQSIIAQYKKRNFPISWFHEYVAIHINDTHPALAIPELMRILMDKEGMEWEDAWYITVNTMAYTNHTIMREAMETWDYNLFKCLLPRICMIVEEINDRYTAELRGKEIENEKIEKMAIISHGRVRMMPLSIVGSHSINGVAKLHTEILKNKELKDFYEVFPNNFNNKTNGIVHRLWLLEANPNLSDFIEELIGSSFKKEPIELKKLLNFDTDEFVIERIVQIKHQNKEKLAKYILEETGIVVNPYSIFDVHIKRIHEYKRQLLNILHVMHLYNKLKDNPNLDMVPRTFIFSGKAATSYYNAKQIIKLICSVASVVNNDLTIKGKLKIVFLENYGIKLATQIIPAADVSEQISTTTKEASGTGNMKFMMNGAITIATLDGANVEIANEVGDNNIVIFGLKDFEVYDLYRTGNYHSYDLYHSDIEIRRVMDQLIDGTFHNHYENFQSLHDRLLRDNDDFFILKDFSSYKIAHEKIDNAYRNKVHWGRMSLNNIASSGVFSSDYTIREYAQYIWNIKSVKD